One genomic region from Gopherus flavomarginatus isolate rGopFla2 chromosome 20, rGopFla2.mat.asm, whole genome shotgun sequence encodes:
- the LOC127038381 gene encoding CD276 antigen-like: MNLQRLTLTWQKERAGAEALVVHSYYYGKDQLARQDEAYRSRTRLDPEGLARGDASLTLRGVRTQDEGVYHCHVTSELGKTSEHRELRVAAPFSEPQLTFSLSSAGVTLTVHTGGGYPAATVRWLDKAGRDVTAEGATEQQVDEQGLYHITSWVTVPPATHSPRLTFILTPRVLGAPITRPLSLQLSPGLLGPPASCLEIRLAVVCAACLFIVPLAVAFLYHLRQGLAGSRSWRKAEEEEEKQKEISCPIPASPTGHEQPAGPEALGIFGGELEPPRARSSTTQAPSSPGN, encoded by the exons ATGAACCTCCAGCGTCTGACCCTCACCTGGCAGAAGGAGCGGGCGGGGGCAGAGGCCCTGGTGGTTCATAGTTACTATTATGGGAAGGATCAGCTGGCAAGACAGGACGAGGCTTATAGGAGCCGGACCCGGCTGGATCCAGAGGGGCTGGCTCGGGGCGATGCGTCCCTGACACTGAGGGGCGTCCGCACCCAGGATGAGGGCGTCTACCACTGCCACGTCACCTCGGAGCTGGGCAAGACGTCTGAACACAGGGAGCTGAGAGTGGCAG CCCCGTTCAGCGAGCCCCAGCTGACCTTCAGCCTCTCCAGCGCTGGGGTCACACTGACCGTCCACACAGGGGGCGGGTACCCCGCGGCCACGGTGCGGTGGCTGGACAAGGCAGGCAGGGACGTCACAGCAGAAGGTGCCACGGAGCAGCAGGTGGATGAACAGGGGCTTTACCACATCACCAGCTGGGTCACGGTGCCGCCTGCGACCCACAGCCCCAGGCTGACCTTCATATTAACCCCTCGTGTGCTGGGGGCACCAATCACCCGGCCACTGAGCCTGCAGCTGAGCCCag gactcctgggtcccccgGCCTCCTGCCTTGAGATCCGCCTGGCTGTCGTCTGTGCCGCCTGCCTCTTCATCGTCCCGCTGGCTGTTGCGTTTCTCTACCATCTCCGCCAGGGCCTGGCTGGATCCCGCTCTTGGAGgaaggctgaggaggaggaggagaaacagaaAGAGATCTCCTGCCcaatcccagccagccccactggcCACGAGCAGCCAGCCGGGCCTGAGGCCTTGGGGATCTTTGGGGGAGAGCTGGAGCCACCACGAGCAAGATCTAGCACCACCCAGGCTCCATCATCTCCTGGCAACTGA